In the genome of cyanobacterium endosymbiont of Braarudosphaera bigelowii, one region contains:
- the rlmB gene encoding 23S rRNA (guanosine(2251)-2'-O)-methyltransferase RlmB, with protein sequence MFNKSNSERHNNQLEKKNIFRKRVNSVSSNLNPKISKSHEDDGLIYGRHAVLAALENDRQLNRIWVTNKLYHDSRFCNLLRTSKSKGAIVDEVSLQRLSQITDGSNHQGIAAQVSPYYYYTLDELITQAKEKSDQPVIIIADGIVDPQNLGSIIRTSEAMGCQGLIIPQRRAASITSSVAKVAAGALESFPVARVINLNRALETLKTEGFWIYGTVAEGGKKLPNFNFSGAIGLVIGSEGNGLNLLTQRCCDELLSIPLEGKTSSLNASIATSISIYEVFRSRSIAKNNNLNNISTKGR encoded by the coding sequence ATGTTTAACAAGTCAAATTCCGAGCGTCATAATAATCAGTTAGAGAAAAAAAATATTTTTAGAAAAAGAGTTAATTCTGTTTCTAGTAATTTAAATCCAAAAATATCGAAATCTCATGAAGATGATGGCTTAATATATGGACGTCATGCAGTTCTCGCAGCTCTGGAAAATGATCGTCAACTAAATCGTATATGGGTTACGAATAAGCTTTATCATGACTCTCGTTTTTGTAATCTTTTACGAACATCAAAAAGCAAAGGCGCAATAGTAGATGAAGTTTCTCTCCAACGTTTATCCCAAATTACTGATGGTTCTAATCATCAAGGAATAGCTGCTCAAGTCTCTCCTTACTATTACTACACTTTAGATGAATTAATCACACAAGCTAAAGAAAAAAGTGACCAGCCAGTTATTATCATTGCTGATGGTATTGTTGACCCTCAAAACCTAGGATCTATCATCCGTACTTCTGAGGCTATGGGTTGTCAGGGATTAATTATTCCTCAGAGAAGAGCTGCTAGTATTACTTCATCTGTGGCCAAAGTTGCTGCAGGAGCTTTAGAGTCTTTTCCTGTAGCTAGAGTAATTAACTTAAACCGTGCTTTAGAAACTTTAAAAACTGAAGGATTCTGGATTTATGGAACAGTAGCCGAAGGAGGAAAAAAATTACCTAATTTTAACTTTTCTGGTGCTATTGGTTTGGTTATAGGTTCAGAAGGTAATGGATTAAATTTACTTACTCAACGTTGCTGTGATGAATTACTTTCGATCCCCTTGGAGGGAAAAACTTCCAGTTTGAACGCTTCTATAGCTACCTCGATTAGTATTTATGAAGTTTTTCGTTCTCGTTCTATTGCTAAAAATAACAATTTAAATAATATTTCTACTAAGGGGAGGTAA
- a CDS encoding STAS domain-containing protein, translated as MSLRGTHETNGNHQIFRLTGLLDAFSEPIFRKVVGTYIDKGPYDIILVLTQIDFVDSSGLGALVQLVKQAQNHNGSLQVVTNPRVTQTVKLVRLEEFLSLQTTLEDAISRLKNKKNS; from the coding sequence GTGAGTTTAAGGGGAACTCATGAGACAAACGGTAATCACCAAATTTTCCGTTTAACTGGCTTATTAGATGCCTTTTCTGAACCTATATTTCGTAAAGTTGTTGGAACATATATAGACAAGGGTCCTTACGATATTATTCTGGTCTTAACTCAAATTGATTTTGTGGATAGTTCAGGATTAGGAGCATTAGTACAGTTAGTTAAACAAGCCCAAAATCACAATGGAAGCCTACAAGTTGTCACTAATCCTAGGGTTACACAAACTGTAAAACTAGTACGTTTAGAGGAATTTTTATCTTTACAGACAACGCTAGAAGATGCTATTTCTCGTCTTAAAAATAAGAAAAACAGTTAG
- the rimM gene encoding ribosome maturation factor RimM (Essential for efficient processing of 16S rRNA) has translation MQKNINNMLEIGTIVGPRGLKGEVKVLSSTDFPERFEVSEEHWMRDPSQSSIQLVKLINSRYVANKNIYVVRLQGIETRDQAEILRNHKLLVTNNSIPKLGKEEYHMSQLVNLKAYHIKTKKLIGIVTDIFTTGHDLLEIKLNNLPLQESDKEQKILIPFVYEIVPVVDLKNKRIEINPPKGLLELSTVK, from the coding sequence ATGCAGAAAAATATTAACAATATGTTAGAAATTGGTACGATAGTAGGTCCTAGGGGATTAAAAGGAGAAGTAAAAGTTTTATCTAGTACAGATTTCCCTGAAAGATTTGAAGTATCGGAAGAGCACTGGATGAGGGACCCTTCTCAATCATCAATTCAATTAGTTAAATTAATCAATAGTCGCTATGTAGCAAATAAAAATATTTATGTTGTTCGTTTACAAGGGATAGAGACCAGAGATCAAGCAGAAATACTAAGGAATCATAAGCTTTTGGTTACCAATAATTCTATACCGAAGTTAGGAAAAGAAGAGTATCATATGTCTCAACTTGTAAACTTAAAAGCCTATCATATAAAAACAAAAAAACTTATAGGTATTGTGACTGATATATTTACAACAGGTCATGATTTATTAGAGATTAAGTTAAATAATTTACCTTTACAAGAATCAGACAAGGAACAAAAAATCTTAATTCCTTTCGTTTATGAGATTGTTCCAGTAGTAGATTTAAAAAATAAGAGAATAGAAATTAATCCACCCAAAGGATTATTAGAGTTATCTACAGTGAAATAA
- a CDS encoding Mini-ribonuclease 3: MFVQTKDHSSIDRLSPAFLAYIGDAVYELYVRTAYLLPPRKLADYHNQVVAQVRAETQAAALQQLQPYLTETEKDIVRRGRNATTSHPRRLKPEIYQQATSLETLIGYLYLRDSQRLNEILKSLV, translated from the coding sequence ATGTTCGTACAGACGAAAGACCATAGCAGCATTGACCGGTTATCTCCTGCTTTTTTAGCTTATATCGGTGATGCTGTCTACGAGCTTTATGTGCGTACAGCTTATTTATTACCTCCGCGTAAATTAGCCGATTATCATAATCAGGTTGTTGCGCAAGTTAGAGCAGAAACTCAAGCAGCAGCTTTACAACAATTACAGCCATATTTAACAGAGACTGAGAAAGATATTGTTAGGCGGGGAAGAAATGCTACTACTAGCCATCCCCGTCGTTTAAAGCCAGAAATTTATCAACAGGCAACCAGCTTGGAAACACTCATAGGCTATTTATATTTACGAGACTCTCAACGACTAAATGAAATACTCAAAAGTTTAGTTTAA
- a CDS encoding B12-binding domain-containing radical SAM protein — translation MTIIFDQERLLFKPTIPDSNAIQIIFCFPNSYSVGITSLGYQTVWATFASRNDVNVSRLFTDIKEPLPKKSELLGFSFSWELDYVNVFDILDILGIPLQTNERNENHPLIFGGGPTLTANPEPFADFFDVILLGDGEKLIHDFLEAYKIVRNESRAVKLSYLATIPGIYIPSLYEITYYDYDGEIKSIKAIETNTPSSIEKQIYRGNSFSTSTVVTKNAVWENIYMLEVVRSCPEMCRFCLVSYLNLPFRIADLDTSLIPNIEKGLKVTNRIGLLGPSITQHPEFDSLLNYLNQPKYDDIRVSIASVRANTVTERLANLLTNRNTKSITIAVESGSAKIRKNINKKLDNDEIINAAINAKIGGLKNIKLYGMVGIPGEDEEDIEQTILMLDAIHKAAQGLKITFGCSTFIPKSHTPFQWLGVNKLSKKRLKYLEKVLGKKRIEFRPESYNWSIIQALISRGDRRLSKLFKLTRYYGNSLGSYKRAFKELKGEIPSLEYYVHSIWKTDQILPWSHLKGPLPHTTLVKHFNETKF, via the coding sequence ATGACGATTATTTTTGATCAAGAACGATTACTATTTAAACCAACGATACCTGATAGTAATGCCATTCAAATAATTTTCTGCTTTCCAAATAGTTACAGTGTAGGTATTACGAGTTTGGGTTATCAAACTGTCTGGGCTACTTTTGCTAGTAGAAATGATGTCAATGTTAGTCGTTTATTTACAGATATTAAAGAACCTTTGCCCAAAAAATCTGAGCTATTAGGCTTTTCTTTTTCATGGGAATTAGATTATGTTAACGTTTTTGATATTTTAGACATTTTAGGTATTCCTCTTCAAACAAATGAACGAAATGAGAATCACCCATTAATATTTGGAGGTGGTCCTACTCTCACAGCTAATCCTGAACCTTTTGCTGATTTTTTTGATGTAATTTTACTGGGTGATGGAGAAAAGCTAATACATGATTTTTTAGAGGCATATAAAATTGTAAGAAATGAAAGTCGAGCTGTTAAATTATCTTATTTAGCAACAATTCCTGGAATTTATATACCAAGTTTATATGAAATTACTTATTACGACTATGACGGGGAAATTAAATCGATTAAAGCAATTGAAACAAACACTCCTTCAAGTATTGAAAAACAAATTTATCGTGGTAATTCTTTTTCAACTTCAACAGTAGTTACAAAAAATGCTGTTTGGGAAAATATATATATGCTAGAAGTAGTTAGAAGTTGTCCGGAAATGTGTCGTTTTTGTCTGGTTAGTTATCTGAACTTGCCTTTTCGTATAGCCGATTTAGATACTTCTTTAATTCCAAATATTGAAAAAGGTCTTAAAGTTACCAATAGAATTGGCTTGCTAGGACCATCCATTACGCAACATCCAGAGTTTGATAGTTTATTAAATTATTTAAATCAACCTAAGTATGATGATATTAGAGTAAGTATCGCTTCAGTTAGAGCTAATACAGTTACGGAAAGATTAGCAAACTTATTAACTAATCGTAATACAAAATCAATAACAATTGCTGTTGAAAGTGGTTCAGCAAAAATTAGAAAAAATATTAACAAGAAGTTAGATAATGATGAAATTATTAATGCAGCAATTAATGCAAAAATTGGTGGATTAAAAAATATTAAATTATATGGAATGGTTGGAATACCAGGGGAAGATGAGGAAGATATAGAACAAACGATTTTGATGTTAGATGCTATACACAAAGCAGCACAAGGATTAAAAATAACGTTTGGATGTAGTACATTTATCCCAAAATCTCATACTCCGTTTCAGTGGCTAGGAGTAAATAAACTATCTAAAAAAAGACTAAAATATTTAGAAAAAGTTTTAGGCAAAAAAAGAATAGAATTTCGTCCAGAGAGTTATAATTGGTCCATAATTCAAGCTTTGATTTCTAGAGGTGATCGGCGTTTAAGTAAATTGTTCAAATTAACTCGCTATTATGGAAATTCTTTAGGTAGTTATAAACGTGCCTTTAAAGAACTTAAAGGAGAGATACCATCTCTAGAATATTATGTTCATAGTATCTGGAAGACGGATCAAATATTACCATGGAGCCATTTAAAAGGACCTCTTCCTCATACCACTCTAGTTAAACATTTTAATGAGACAAAATTTTAA